One Peptostreptococcus equinus genomic window carries:
- the asnB gene encoding asparagine synthase (glutamine-hydrolyzing) has protein sequence MCGFIGFFDKRENKEEIVEKMMDRIVHRGPDMGGKYIDDSCALGFRRLSILDLSEAGAQPLYSEDGNKILVFNGEIYNYMEIKEDLIKKGYKFKSNTDSEVLIHGYMEYGEDLVNKLRGMFAFCIWDKVEKKAFGARDNFGIKPYYYYEYEYEGQKSMMIASEIKSFLEHPSFVKEVNEKALKPYLTFQYSSQPDETFFKGVKRLRPGHYFTYQDGKMDIKKYWEVDFNDKHKSLEENIEDIRAIVEDSVRIHKHSDVPVGSFLSGGIDSSYITATLMPDKTFSIGFEQDNFDESTLAADLSKILNIENIRKTINADDCLGMLSTIQYHMDEPQSNPSTLPLYFLSKLVKDNGVTVVLSGEGADEIFGGYEWYDIDTGQKKLKKLPGFILKPAAAIAKSMPNFHGKTTLLRAGRPVEETFIGEALIFEEDEAKDILNSNFHNSRSVKDITNEVYALVKGKDDVTKKQFLDIKLFMEGDILQKADKMSMAHSLELRVPFLDKEVMKVGEQIGSEQKITKGTTKYVLRKAAEKSLPEEWFKRKKKGFPVPIRLWFQEEKYYNFVKEYFQADYVDQFFDKEKINKLLDDHYNGVTNNARKIYTILVFLVWYKRYFIDEIA, from the coding sequence ATGTGTGGATTTATAGGTTTCTTTGATAAAAGAGAAAATAAAGAAGAAATAGTTGAAAAGATGATGGACAGAATAGTTCATAGAGGACCGGATATGGGTGGAAAATACATAGATGATTCTTGTGCCTTAGGTTTTAGAAGATTATCTATATTAGATTTATCAGAAGCGGGTGCACAGCCACTATATAGTGAAGATGGAAATAAAATTTTGGTTTTTAATGGTGAAATATACAATTATATGGAAATTAAAGAAGACCTGATTAAAAAAGGATACAAGTTTAAAAGTAATACAGATAGCGAGGTATTAATTCACGGATATATGGAATATGGTGAAGATCTAGTTAACAAATTAAGAGGTATGTTTGCTTTTTGTATATGGGATAAAGTAGAAAAAAAGGCATTTGGTGCTAGAGATAATTTTGGTATAAAGCCATATTATTACTACGAATATGAATACGAGGGACAAAAATCAATGATGATTGCATCTGAAATTAAATCATTTTTAGAGCATCCATCTTTTGTAAAAGAAGTAAATGAGAAGGCACTAAAACCTTATCTTACTTTCCAATATTCATCACAGCCAGATGAAACTTTCTTCAAGGGTGTAAAAAGACTAAGACCAGGTCATTATTTTACATATCAAGATGGTAAAATGGATATAAAGAAATATTGGGAAGTCGATTTTAATGATAAACATAAATCATTAGAAGAAAACATTGAAGATATCAGAGCTATAGTTGAAGACTCTGTTAGAATACATAAGCATTCTGATGTTCCAGTAGGCTCATTTTTATCTGGTGGGATAGATTCCAGTTATATCACTGCCACTTTGATGCCTGATAAGACTTTTTCAATAGGATTCGAGCAAGATAATTTTGATGAATCGACTTTAGCAGCAGATTTATCAAAAATACTTAATATAGAAAATATAAGAAAGACTATTAACGCTGATGACTGTCTAGGAATGCTTTCAACCATTCAATACCACATGGATGAACCTCAGTCAAATCCATCAACTTTACCACTTTATTTTTTATCTAAATTAGTAAAAGATAATGGTGTAACAGTTGTACTTTCAGGTGAGGGTGCAGACGAAATATTTGGTGGCTATGAATGGTATGATATAGATACTGGACAGAAAAAATTAAAAAAATTACCAGGATTTATTTTGAAGCCTGCAGCAGCTATTGCAAAATCTATGCCTAATTTTCATGGAAAAACCACATTATTAAGAGCAGGAAGACCTGTGGAAGAAACATTTATTGGTGAAGCTTTGATATTTGAAGAAGATGAAGCAAAGGATATATTAAATTCTAATTTCCATAATTCTAGATCAGTAAAAGATATTACAAATGAAGTATATGCTCTTGTAAAAGGTAAGGATGATGTTACTAAAAAGCAGTTTTTAGATATTAAACTATTTATGGAAGGTGACATACTACAAAAGGCAGATAAAATGAGCATGGCCCATTCATTAGAGCTTAGAGTACCTTTCCTTGACAAGGAAGTAATGAAGGTTGGAGAGCAAATTGGAAGTGAACAAAAGATTACTAAGGGTACTACTAAATATGTATTAAGAAAAGCTGCAGAAAAGTCTTTACCTGAAGAATGGTTCAAGAGAAAGAAGAAAGGATTCCCAGTTCCAATTAGACTTTGGTTCCAGGAAGAAAAATATTATAATTTTGTCAAGGAATATTTCCAAGCTGATTATGTAGACCAGTTTTTTGATAAAGAAAAGATTAATAAATTATTAGACGATCATTATAATGGAGTTACTAATAATGCAAGAAAAATATATACAATATTAGTCTTTCTTGTATGGTATAAGAGATATTTTATTGATGAAATAGCATAG